The Triticum aestivum cultivar Chinese Spring chromosome 7B, IWGSC CS RefSeq v2.1, whole genome shotgun sequence genome window below encodes:
- the LOC123162244 gene encoding protein ORGAN SIZE RELATED 1: MRDAVLLRCDATMGGHAAGPTSYGSSGRRSFPAPAATAKQRRAPAPAGNGGKSDGGGYFGAEAAVVLALMTAALLVLPLLLPPLPPPPPLFLFVPVAILAVLLLLVLLPSDARGLRVAPSYL; this comes from the coding sequence ATGCGAGACGCCGTCCTGCTCCGGTGCGACGCCACCATGGGCGGCCACGCCGCCGGTCCCACCTCTTACGGCAGCAGCGGCAGGAGGAGTTTTCCGGCTCCGGCGGCGACCGCCAAGCAACgacgcgcgccggcgccggcggggaaCGGCGGGAAGAGCGACGGAGGAGGGTACttcggcgcggaggcggcggtggtgctGGCGCTGATGACGGCGGCGCTGCTGGTGCTGCCGCTTCTACtgcccccgctgccgccgccgccgccgctgttcctGTTCGTACCCGTCGCCATCCTGGCCGTGCTGCTCCTGCTCGTGCTCCTGCCCTCCGACGCCAGGGGCCTCCGCGTCGCGCCATCCTACTTGTAG